The stretch of DNA GCGCCATTCGCGTTGAAAATTTTTCCCGTCGGATTTGCTGATCAATCCCCATTCCACCAGCGGTGCGAGGTAGTTCGCGAAAAAAGTTTCCGGCCACTTCCAAAGCGGCGAACCGGGCCGCGCGACGCGGACGATGGGCCTGATCTCCCGCACGGCGAATCCGCAGCGCGACATGAGGCGGGGAACTTCCGCGCCGATATCGGGATTGCCGCCCCGCATCCGCCACGACCGCGCGACCATCTTGAAGACGCGTTTGAACACGTCGCAATCCGGCGCGATCAGCACGCCTTCGTAATCGAAATAATCCTGCACAACAAAGACGCCTCCGCGTTTCAACGCGCGCGCCACGCCGGCCACCACCGCTTCGGGGTGTTTGACAAAGCACAGAACCCAACGGGCATACGCGCCATCGAATGTGCTGGCGGGCAGCTTCAGTCGTTCGAGGTTGCCAACGGAGGCGATGACGTTGTTCAACTCGAGCAAGGCGGCCCGGGACCGAAGGTGTCTGATGAAACGTTGCGACGCGTCGATCGCGGTGACCTGTCCGCCCCTTCCCACGCGGCTGGCAAGGTCGAACGTCGCGTAGCCGGGGCCGCAGCCGGCGTCGAGCAGTTTTTGTCCGGGGCCGAAACCGGCCCGCTCCCAGGCGCCCGCCGCCTGCTCCGCCCAGAGCTGGTGCTGAAGACCCAGGCGGACGAGTTCGTCATCGTCCGTGCCCAGGACATATTCCTGTTCCGTTCGCGCGGTGGATCGTTGTTTCACGTTTGTTGGATGGCGCCGGTGTGCAGAGGGTTTGAATCCGCTCAGTCAAACATCTTGCCCGGATTCAAAATGCCGTTCGGGTCGAGGACGCGGCGCAATTCGCGCATCACGCGCATCTGGGCGTCCCCGGCGAACTTCGGCAGAAAGGATTTCTTGGCCAGACCGACGCCGTGTTCGCCGGTGATGGTGCCTCCGAGCCGGATGGCCTCGTCGAAGATTTCCTTGAACGCCTCTTCCACGCGGTGCATTTCGTCCTTGTTGCGTTCGTCGGTGAGAAACGTCGGATGCAGATTGCCGTCGCCCATGTGGCCGAAAGTGCCGATGCGCAACCGGTATTTTTTCGCGACGGCTTCCACGAAGCGGATCATCCTGCCCAGTTCGCTGCGCGGCACGGTGGCGTCTTCGAGAATCGTGGTCGGAGCGACACGGGCGAGCGCGGAGAACGCGGAGCGCCGCGCGCTGGCGAGCTTGGCCGCCTCGACATCGTCTCGGGCCACGCGCACTTCGAGGCATCCTTTTTCGCGGCATATTTTTTCCATTTGCGCGGCTTCTTCGGCCACGACCGCCGGATGGCCGTCGGTTTCCATCAGCAACAGCGCCTCGCAATCCAGCGGCAGGCCGATCTTCGCGTAGTCCTCGACGCAATGAATCGTCGTGCGATCGAGGAACTCGAGAGTGCAGGGGATGATCTGCGCGGCGATGATGGCGGAGACCGATTCGGCGGCGTGGTCCATCTGCGCGAACGTCGCCACCATCGTCCGCTTCGCCCTTGGCTGCGGAATCAGGCGCAACAAGACCCTGGTGATGACGCCGAGCGTTCCCTCCGAGCCGACGAACAGGTCCTTGAGCGAATAACCGGCGACATCCTTCACGCATTTGTTGCCGGTCCACATCACTTCTCCGGACGACAGCACGACTTCCAGTCCCATCACGTAATTGCGGGTGACGCCGTATTTCAGGCCGCGCAGTCCGCCGGAATTCTCCGCGACGTTCCCGCCGATGGTCGAGATTTTCATCGAGCCGGGGTCGGGCGGATAAAACAGGCCCGCGGCGCTGGCGGCGTCCGCGATCTGCAGCGTCGTCACCCCCGGTTCCGCCAGCATCGTCAGGTTGGCGCGGTCCAGCTCGAGGATTTTGTCCATCCGAACCGTGCATAACACGACGCAATCCGCGCTGGGCAGACTGCCGCCGCTCAAACCGGTGCCCGAGCCGCGCGTGACGATCGCCGTCCGGGTTTGGTTGGCCAGTTTCAGAACGTCCGCGACCTGTTCGGTGGTCTGCGTGAAAACGACACAGCCGGGCATTCGCTGCATGGCCGCGGTGCCATCGAAGGAATAGGGAATCAGGTCCTCCGCCGAGGTCAGGACGTTCTGGCCGCCGAGGATGCGGCGCAGCTCGGAGAGGATTTTTTCGGCCACAGGCACGGCGCAGCTTGCGCAAGCCTCA from Candidatus Angelobacter sp. encodes:
- a CDS encoding methyltransferase domain-containing protein: MKQRSTARTEQEYVLGTDDDELVRLGLQHQLWAEQAAGAWERAGFGPGQKLLDAGCGPGYATFDLASRVGRGGQVTAIDASQRFIRHLRSRAALLELNNVIASVGNLERLKLPASTFDGAYARWVLCFVKHPEAVVAGVARALKRGGVFVVQDYFDYEGVLIAPDCDVFKRVFKMVARSWRMRGGNPDIGAEVPRLMSRCGFAVREIRPIVRVARPGSPLWKWPETFFANYLAPLVEWGLISKSDGKNFQREWRRRSRDPSAFFVTPPMIEFIGVKR
- a CDS encoding FAD-linked oxidase C-terminal domain-containing protein; amino-acid sequence: MPVAEKILSELRRILGGQNVLTSAEDLIPYSFDGTAAMQRMPGCVVFTQTTEQVADVLKLANQTRTAIVTRGSGTGLSGGSLPSADCVVLCTVRMDKILELDRANLTMLAEPGVTTLQIADAASAAGLFYPPDPGSMKISTIGGNVAENSGGLRGLKYGVTRNYVMGLEVVLSSGEVMWTGNKCVKDVAGYSLKDLFVGSEGTLGVITRVLLRLIPQPRAKRTMVATFAQMDHAAESVSAIIAAQIIPCTLEFLDRTTIHCVEDYAKIGLPLDCEALLLMETDGHPAVVAEEAAQMEKICREKGCLEVRVARDDVEAAKLASARRSAFSALARVAPTTILEDATVPRSELGRMIRFVEAVAKKYRLRIGTFGHMGDGNLHPTFLTDERNKDEMHRVEEAFKEIFDEAIRLGGTITGEHGVGLAKKSFLPKFAGDAQMRVMRELRRVLDPNGILNPGKMFD